The DNA window CACCGCGCCGCTAGGTCTCTCGCAGCCGACCGTAAGTCACCACCTTCGGATCCTCACCGAGGCCGGCCTGCTCGAGCGCGAGAAGCGCGGCGTCTGGGCGTACTACCGCCTAGTGCCGTCCGCGATCGCCGCGATCGCCGAGCTGTTGACGCCGCCCCGCAAGCGGGCGACGAAGAAGACCCGCTGAGCAACACCGTCGAAGACCGGCGCTATGCCGGCTGACCCGGCACCTACCGGCGCATCCTGATCGACCCGCGTCAGGAATCGGCAAATGATGGTCGAGTGCCACCTGTGGAGAAGCGCTCGCGGCTGCGACTGGGCTACCACCAGCCTCGGCCTGAGAATTGGTGCTAACAGCAGGGCCTACCCGCTGTGTCACGACAAGCCGCGACCTCGTCTGGCCTGAACCACGATGCGAAGAGCCGGCCGAGTGGCCTGGTGGTGCGCCAGCCGGTCCCCGCGCGGCTCCCTCGCCGGCGGCCATTGCTCGGTCCGAATCCCTGCCCGCCCGGGACCTCGTCGCCCGCGGCTTTGATGCCTCCAACGACGCGACCACCCGATTCCCGGCATTCGGACTGACCTGTAACGGAATCTGGCCTGGCGTCGCCATAAGGGGGACCGGCGTTGCCGAGCCGGTCGGCCGGGGTGGGCACTTCCCCCCAAGAGTCGCCCCAACCCACCCCGGCCACTCGCGACACCCCGGCTTGTTACCCATGTACTGACCGCGTTGGGCCGCACTGTAAATCCGTCGCGAAAGCTACAGAGGTTCGAATCCTCTACCGCCGCCAGGCGCGAAGACAGGCCCTGATCAGCAGAAATGCGGGCAGGGGACGATCTTGTCTGGTCCCACTGAGTCCAGCCGCTACCCGCCGTCGCTCAGCGTCCAGGGGCGTATCGGGGGTGAACCGGGAGAGGGTGGGACTAGACATGCCGTCCCCTGATCGGCGGCGTCCTAATCGGGCCAGTGGTTGGCGGTCACCGGTGGGGCTTCCCACTGGGTGTACGCCCGGTCCGCCTGCGCTGTGCCCGGCGAGTATAAGCGGTCTGGGGGATCGGGACGGCGGTGGAAGGGTCAGGACCTGCTGCAACGTCGCGAGGACGTGCGGCAGGTCAACTTCCTGGAACTGGTCGTCGACCTGGTGTTGGTGTTCGCCCTGGCCGGGGTCGTCGCCCGGGTCGCGGGACATCGTCAGC is part of the Micromonospora cremea genome and encodes:
- a CDS encoding ArsR/SmtB family transcription factor — encoded protein: MQDVGTAEITTPAISPLAGEPIKRADAERLAGVLKAFADPARLRLLSLIQSSPVGEASVSDLTAPLGLSQPTVSHHLRILTEAGLLEREKRGVWAYYRLVPSAIAAIAELLTPPRKRATKKTR